Part of the Zea mays cultivar B73 chromosome 4, Zm-B73-REFERENCE-NAM-5.0, whole genome shotgun sequence genome is shown below.
AGCGACgtaaagactagacagagaacgtccgtcaaacgtccaatcaatcgcagaagcaaataaattgcactacctagcaagatatggatggattgcaaactcggctgctaaagacaaaatatacgctgacctctgcagcaaaatattgatgacataatgctgacctccaaagcataatgcaaagtaGCTTCACGCCAGTCTCCAcaagcgaaaggaagaccttcgaatggattatccataaaaaatccatttgaaggttgggggctacacccattgggtgcacctccggtgcaccccatggagtattattctaaaccgatatggcgccgacttctaaggcgtagagcaagattgaaaagaccaatcctcaaccgagatgcaggagcgcgaacggagataatctttggaagaagaccttcgagtagattatcttctaaaatctactcaaaggtcgggggctacacccattgggtgcacctccggtgcacccaatgaagtccagagtcttacaatccaaaatgccgacctctaaggcacaagcacaaaaccaaactttggtcgaacgagtgatcagagctagagaagacagcaggaagtcattttttggaccttggatctttgagttgattacctctaaatcaacccaaagatcgggggcttgtgggggatagatatcccctgggtccaccaaagaagtaaaaggcctcacgaaaggcccaagggcccaataattcgtaaggtcattctttcgtgggcctagggaaggacagccaacaaagaaaagaagacgtgagactgattagtgcaaacccagacggcccacaaacgtcgaacgaatgaatcgcaacagagacccgactttcccgcgctgaagcccccatgcaacagagccatgcgaggataagtcggcaagggttacgtagggataaactcaagaggttcactatcttttagctacttgttgttatcatactcacgtgtattgccccacggtcgagtatataaggcctagggggcaccccttcagatcgatcgaccccattctacttagccacccacataaactctctgcgccctttattcagagaatcctcttgtaaccacgctcatatactcaccaggacgtagggtgttacgcacttctaagcggcccgaacctgcaaatcttgtccattgtccctcgtgcgaccgacacgaaccattttgctacagtcgttgacaccgtcctactcctaaaaacaccttgaggggcaaccccgggtgtgcggtcggacccaaaacaccgacagatgtggagggcgacaaagaatcggtctcgtagtagaccactttcttcatcatcttcttcttgtcgccactccggtgcgaattgacgcggggaggtgattcctcccttcctttggcgctggACTTTCTTGATggggccttcccgtggcttgtggccttatcgccggtttccatctccctcttggcggatcctcccgacatcacttcgagtggttagactttaGATGAAGTactgggttctgataccaattgaaagtcgcctagaggggggtggataggcggaaactaaaatttacaactttaaacacactacaagccggggttggcGTTAGAATAAATATCAAGTTCGGGAGAGGGGAAaacaatcaaccaagaaataaagcggatgaacacggtgatttgttttaccgaggttcggttctaaagaacctagtccccgttgaggtggtcacaaagaccgggtctctttcaaccctttccctctctcaaatggtcacttagaccgagtgaggcttcttccttaatctcacgtgtcacttagaccccgcaacgatcatcacacaattggtgtctcttgcctcgcttacaaagcacttgagagtaacaagtgagaaagaaaagaaagccaagccaagcaaacaagagcaacaaagaaacacaaatgatcctttcACAAGttctaatgcgctagagttgaatcgagaactttgagtggatcgatcacttgaattgtgtctttggagtgttgcactttgctcttgtattgaatgaggtgttgaatgcttggattgttggagtggggtggttgggggcaatttatagccctcaaccaccaaaacaaccgctggggtggctgctgtcgatgggcgcaccggacagtccggtgcgccagccacgtcacccaactgttagggttcgggcgcacacgatcgttggagctttgtcttctagtaggaccggatagtccggtgccgcaccggagaggtactgttcaccgtccggtgtgcctctgatggctgctctgacttctgcgcgtactgtccgcgcactgtagcgttcgcaggtgtccgttgcagtcgaccgttgcgctggtagccgttgctccgcttggcgcaccggacagtccggtgaattatagcggagcgcagcctgagaaacccgaaggtgaagagttcagagttgtacggtcctggtgcaccggacactattcggtggcagtccggtgcgccagaccagggcacccttCGGTTCCTTTTCTCCtttgcttttgaaccctaactttgatcttttattggtttgtgttgaacctttatgcacctgtggaatatataatctagagcaaactagttagtccaattatttgtgttgggcattcaaccaccaaaattatttataggaaaaggttaaaccctatttccctgatTAATAATCACGACATGATTTTAGGTTGTTACAAGGTCCCACACGACAGTGAATAACGCGGACAAGGCGTGCCGTGGTTGGCTGGCATAGCggggcccacctgtcggcgcaaTCTCAATGGGTTCAGCGTGCATGAGGAGGTGGGCCGGTGTGTGACTTTGGGCCGAGGTGGAGGACTGGCAGGGTGCAGAACagttctttttccttttttatcTTTTCTCTCCTCCATTTGAACCAATTTCAAATTTCTATTCTTAAATTCAAATTCTAGTTTGGAGTCACTGTTTAATTTTAAAATGCACAACCAAAATATCAGCATGAATGTGATTCATGTATTTATTTACTATTTTATCCCTCTAAATAGTGGCATGCTTCAACACATCAAAACTTGGTAATGAGTGAGTTATACAATACTTAAGAACTCTATCTCGATTTAAAAAGATCATGTTTCAATAAAATCATTTTATTTCATAAATAATTAATGCTCTAGAATTCTCAGCTTGGGGTTTACACTATAAGAGGTGGAAGACAACACTTCACTGTTCACTACTCACCCCACTCCTTATATTGGAACTCGCCTTAATCATACTTAGAGACTTGGGACTTACTCGCTCTCTCGACTTGCTTGTATTAACTACTACGAGCACTTAGGTGCAAGATAATACAAGTCTGCTTCTCCTGTTGGATGTAGGGCCATCTcttgcccgaaccaggataacCTTGTGTATGCAACACAAATTTACTATTGGTTAGGACCCTCGGGTCCAAAACACTATGGTGAAAATGCACCCATGATGTGATTGAAGTGTGAGGGTGGCTCAAGCAGCAAGAAGCTAGAGCCTAGCTACTGTTTACCCTCTCATAGAAAATTGTAGATTGCGCTTGACAAAATTGCAGCCACTACAACTTTAACGTGAAGCATGTGCTTCTTATTCTTCGTCTCTGCCTCCCGAGACCAGCAGCTCGACGCAGTAGACCGGTAGTCGAGGGTGTTCACGGGGAGCTCCATGACCTTGAACGAGGGAACACCCGGAAAGAAGCCCATGTTAACGCAGAATATGTCGAGAATGAGCGCGCACACAGAGGCGAAGGGGAGCACCAAGCGGAGGTAGTCATGGAGTGATGTGTTTGATTGGCAAAGGAGAGCGAAGGGATCGTGCAATGGCTCCTAGCCCTGCTCGACGTCAGGCGAGGGAGTGTCAACCGATGGTGGTGGTAGTCGCAGTATGTGGAAGATTGGTGGGCGACTTGCACATAGATTGGGAGCTCGGCTAGCTGCGCAAGTTGGCGCCATGGGAGGGACATTATTCGCGTGCAGGAAGACAAGGAGCTCAGATTGGTCATTGTTGGACgtctctttttctctttttccctAAAATAATCATTAGAACCAAGGTTTTAAGAAgctattggagatgctcttagggtTGTAACCTCAACCATATGATTTATTAAATCATGATTGCCCACCCACAACTtacaatgtgggactattcctAACAATTTCCTTCTCACATGTTGAGCCAAGATTTGTTTGAGAATGTACAATATCGACCTGATCTCCGAGACCAATTGTTGGACCGGACCACCAACACATAGCACGCCCACCATATCACCCACACACAGTGCACCCGAACACGCACCCAAGGCCGTCGGGCCGCGACACACACGTTCGAACACACAACAACGGGTTCAGGTCTGTTGATTCAATACTCACCAAAAAGTTAGCCTATTAGAAGGTTATAACCTCAACCATATAAATCATGTTTGCCCACCCACAACtcacaatgtgggactattcccaacaaaCAATTGCAAAACTTAGTCATCAAGGAGGATCAGCCGTATGCATTGTTTGCCAGGATGCTTTAGTTTTGTGCATCCAAATCAGTATCAAAATGTAAGTCAATACATCAGTTCATTGTGTGCTACATGCATTGCCATTGTATTGCAAGTGCTCAATTGTTCTGTTGGATGCCATTGCCACCATAATACTGTTTTGTTGTCTGACGAGAAAATTCTGCAAATGTCATCCCTTCTTTTAGCCTTGATGATAGAGGTGGAACTTTTTTCAGAATTTCTTGCATAAATGCATCTTCATTACAAGGCCCTGCTGATCCATCACTGATGATTGAAGTCTGCTTGCTAAGAATGGGTTCACCTTCAGCATCTAAAGAGTAACCAGGATAAGCTAAAAGTTTGTCCCACGAGGGCTGTAGGAAGACAACAAAAGTCTCACGGCTGATGTCTGTGGAACTCGAAGGTCTACTCACAGCATGAAGTGTAGATTTCAATTTCCCTTGGGACAAGATGTCTGCTGCCTCTCCAACTTGAACAATGAAGCTCTCAGGAGAGCATCTAACAGAGAATATCTTCCTTCCATTGCATAACTGTAGGTGTGTGTGGCCATCAGGAGGATGATATTCCAGATTGACCAAACTTTTTTCATCCTCAGAGACGCTCATGAACAACGGTGCTGTTAAAACAGTGAAGATTCCATAGTCATAGTGCCATTCCTGCCATAGGTTTAACAGGGAAATTTCAGCAGCCTGACCCTGAATCGAGGCATCATTAGAATTATTTTCTTCTATTGCCATTACAGTAGTCCCATCTTCTGACTTAATACAGCACGGGCACACTGACCCGGACCTATTTCCAGAGCATGACTGGTAAGGTTGTACTGCCACTTTACTTGCCGAACCTTTCCTCTTTGCATTGTTATCCCTGATCACAATGTTATCCAGCTCAGAGTGGTAGTGAATGAGCCTAGCCTTTGCTGTCCCAAAGTCAGTGATGCTCTGCTCTAGCTGACCTCTACCGATGACAATATCGCAAGCTCGTGCAATCAAGATTCCAAGCTCCATCATGTACAAACCAAGCTCCTTAATGAGGTCACCCAGATTATCCATATCAtcagcatcatcatcatcattaacATCCTCGGATTGGTTACAATCCTGTACCCTATCAGAAGAATTGAACCCATTGTTGTTCACCGACTCTAGCAAGACGAGTTCACCTGAATGCCTTAGAAGCTGCGCGAACGAGGATACGGACCGATCGAGCTTCTTCAAAGGAACGTCGCTGCCCAAACCGTGCTTCTGAAATAATCGACGGAAATATATCAAGGCACACTGTAGTTTCAACATCAACGAGATCGAAAGGGGAGGTGCAGGGGTACCTTGAGGAGTTGGGAGCGGGTCAGGTGATCCATGAGGGCGACGCGTCGGGCCAAGGGGAGGAGTCGTCGCCGGAGGGCGCCCACGCGCGGCACTCCGTCGATAGCCAGCAACCCGGACCCACCTCGGCCGAGCTCGGTTGCGACGGTGTCCACAACACGTCGGCAGCGGCCGTCGTCAGCAAGAGTCTCGGGAGATAGGAGGGCGACTAAGTCGGAGAAGGAGAGCTCCGCGATGTCCAGCACCGTCGTCGCAGCCACCGCCATGTTCGACACAGGCAAGCTCCCAGGAGAAACTGAGAAAGGCGACGGCGGCGAAGTTCTGCGTAGTGTGTCTCACGCCAATGGGCCACGACTTGTTGGGCTGTGTAAACCTGTGGCAGTTTTTGGGAGACCTTGAAACTCAAATCCCCTTCATCCCTGTTTTTCCTAGTACGAGTAATTTTAGGAAGTGTTATTTTAATAAGACACTAGTTACATGTCCGTGCTTTACAATGTCAAATAAAATATTTAGTAAAATATTAATGCACAATAATTACATAGAAACAAAAAACACTTATATTATCACCAACTTTAATATCTTAAAAATTGTTTGCTAACAAATATAATCTTACCCTTATATGATTAGTGGTAGCGGCATGAACACATATGAGAGTAGAATAAAGTGAAACTATTTTGGTACTTCTCTCGCAAAGACAGAAATGTCTAAAAGTTGAGTTGCTTAATATGACATGACAGTTAACATAACCCATAAAAAAATATGAACCGAAATATGGTCCCCCGCCAGCCaagcactctctctctctctctctctccttcagCACGAGCATAGTCCATCCCATCCAGATCCAGTCGAGCCTGATGGTACCGTCCAACTCTATCAGCACTACAGTGCCATCCTAGACAGCGGGCACGAACACGAAGAAGAGTGAGATCGGCCTGGATGCCTATTGTGATGCATAGAACTACGAACCACCTGAAATATAGCGTGTGAAAAAATATAGAATAAGATGAAACCAAAAACATGATAAATGCATGTAGTTCTTTGTGTGAACGCACACCTCATGTATAGAGTTCGATGTATCCACAAACTCTGCAAAGGTTGGTCTTAGAGTAGGATCTTTCTGCCAGCATCTCTATAGTAGTTCAGTGAGCATAGGATGTGTAGCAGCGACAATAGTAAACCTCAGATCCTGCATGAAGAGGTATCGTATCTACCAAATTAGGATTCGAAACAGGAACTCCACAACACTTTCACAAGGAGTATTTTACTTCCCCACCAAGCACCGAAAAAATATAAATGAGTTACAACTCAACATTCGCCTTCTATTTGGAACCTTTTCCTTTCAACAAATTAAAggagtatgataacaacaagaTGTTCTACTATTCTTTTTTTAACAAACCATAGTAACTTCTGTGTTAAGCTACGACACCTTTTAAACACTGACAACTGCTGCCTAAAGAGGTGTCATGTCTTCATATGGAAGCTAAAAAGAAAAGGCCAGCTCAACAATTAGCAAAACCATGCTTCTTCTTTACCATTACACCGGTAAAACAAAATGATGGCGAGAGAAAAATAACCTTTGCACTGAATCCTAGTAACATGAGATCAAACAAAAAGCAAGATATTTGCACCCAAAAAGCTTAGCTAGTAATAATTTGAGCATAGTTTTCTTGGGATGGTCATCAAATACAGAATAGCTAGGTGATAAGAAACCTGTGTAGTTTAATAGTACTGAAAAATCATTCCAACAAATTAGAAAAAACATTATGTATCTTAAACCACTGCACTGAATCCTAGTAACATGAGATCAAATTGAAAAAGTCAAGATATTTGCACCCGCAAAGCTTGGCCAGTAACAATCTAAGCATAGTTTCTTAGAAAGATCATAGAATACATAATAGCTAGGTGATAAGAAACCTGTGTAGTTTAATAGTACTAAAAATCATTCCAAAAATTTAGATAAAAATATTTATCATAAACCACTGCACTAAATCTCAGTAACACAAGATTAAACTGAAAAAACGCAAAATATTTTCACCTAGAAAGCTTGGCCAATAACAATCTAAGCATAGTTGCTAGTGATATGCAATTCAACCACTTCATTTCAGTCACCGACCAATTAGCCCACTCTGTCTACTCATTATCATGGTTAgatgtgtgacggaacctcccaagataTTAGGTCGCCCTATAGTCCTTGTCCCAAGGACCTTAGACAGTCATGTAGATGCACCCAATAGCTCGACAGGACCTGATTCCTGCATCATCTTCAACATCTCCCAAGAGCGTACATCCCATTTCATAGAAATTACACACCATCGGATAAAAGCAGAAagagttacaataacttaatttacattaacaTGTAACAAAATAGAAAGAGTGATTATTACAATATAAGGGTCTGAGTTCTTCTACTTATTACATCACTAGAAGGTAGACACCTTCCATAAGTTTGTACTTAGTTTTCATCCTCCTACTTAGGAACGATCTTGAAACAGAAGCAGCAAAACTCTGCAGTCtcttcacctacaacaacatgggttcgaaaaccctaagtacggagtgtactttcgcaagtcttacctgattaaaagaaaagactctcaaggatatgctggcctttaggaGTCAAGGTAACGTTTGTCAAGAACTAATGACTCAGTTTGCACAAAGCTTACTAAAGTTGGTCCTTATGAATTCTTTTTTACTTGTCGGGTTAAGTAATTTCCTAACTCTAGATTTCTTTCCTAATCCAGATTAAGCACTTGGCCTActatagccatcttttatcacacACTGAGTTTACTTGTCACTACGGTTTAGGGCAGTAACCatgtgtaaagcccaaaattggtagaagaaaaaataatgaaataaataaataaatttaagaTTGTGCTTTAGGGATTCTCGAAACCTTTTTGGTTTTCTCATGCTTTTGAATGTTCAATTAAAAGGAAGTAAGCTAGccaaataaaaaataaataaatatagaaatatgCACCTCATGACGAAGTCCTTGCCTTTTTGCCTTTGTACTAAAAATTatgagacaagtttaagtttgaaaaATAGAATTTGAAAAGGGAAAGGGAAATAAGGAAGGAGAAGGAAATACATtacacaatatatatatatatatatatatatatatatatatatgtaaatAAACAAATGTAATTCCTCTTGCTTGTTCTTTATTCTTGCACCTAATATGTGAAACACACcaacaaatttgaattcaaaataccAAATTTGGAAACTTAAAAGAACCAATTTCAATCTATTTATTATAACTTTATAATTAAAGCACTCCTTAACAATATTTGAATCAAATCATGGTGAAGATTTTATATTAAATTTCTCCTAAACAAAATAAAGTAATGTGTGAATTATTCTCTTATGACTTATGCATATAGAAGCATTTATTTAGGTGAATaattaacaaataaataaataaaataaacttTGCATGGCATCCTGGATCTTTGACTGAGCTTTCAgttaagtttcaaattcaaacctagtttgaatctgcttttgagttcaaaatttgaaaatagaaatgaaataaaaaatataaataaaaagaCCTAGCCGGGCTAGCCACTCTCATTCTCGGCCCAGCTAAACACTAGCCCCCTCAAGCACTAGCATGGGAGCCCGCGCGCCGCGCTGCTGACATATGGGGTCGCCCCGTCAGCCACTCCCCTCCTTTCTCTCAGCACATAAAGCCACTCACCGCCATGGGGGGCCCCGTGTCAGCCACATGACCTTGTGCGCCTATGCCTGTTGCTACCGCTGTCAGGTGGGGCCATCTCGTCGGATCAATCCTCTTCATTCTGTTCAGATCGTGCCGCAATTCCTGCAGTCGTAGGTTGCGATTGGATCTACCTGGCTCCAGGGTATAACTACCATGGGCACTCCCCCCTTTGACCCCCAAGTCCTGGCCGTGAGTACGAGCACCTCGCCATGAACTCCGAGCTTGGGAAACGTGAAAGGGAGATCGAACGGGGAGCGAtcgagagaagagagagagaacGGAGAGATGATTCGCCGTCGGGGTTACGGGCAGTAGACCTCATCGGGGACATGTGGTCGGGTCTGAGAGCTCCACCTGGTTACCGCTAAGAAGTTCGTGGCCAACCGGGGGAGATGGGATGAATCCGCAATGGACTCGACATCACCGTGTATCCACCCCGTGTCATGGCCGGACCGTGTCGCATCCCCAAATGTCTCGGGTGAGTCCGTAATGGGTTCGCTTTCCTCTCCGCTGCTTGTAGCTTCGTCCGTTTCGAAGGCTTATGTCCAGTGTCGTGGGTCAGTGGATGTGGCAATGGCGCCGCCACACTCATGGTCGCGGCCATGGCCGCTGGCGTCTACATGAAAGAGATAAGTGAGGATCATCGGATCCTGATTGAACGATTACGATTTAGTCGAGTTTGTTTTGAATCTGCATCGTTGCTCTGGATCCTGTGTCTGGGATCAAATACCGGTTCGCGGGTGTGTGGGAGCCgtcgatcttgatctgatggttgcCATCCCATACTGCTTTAATAAAAGCCCGATCTAATCTCCACCTCGGGCCGTCGATCCAACGACGCAGATCGGCGCGTACCCCATCGGCTGTGGCGCGTCCGAGCAGATTTATAAAAGAGCCCCTTGGATTTTcccgaatcaacccgccatccataaTATTATAAGATTAAAACAATTGAGTCCGGTTTTTATCAGTCGGGcacgtgatcccttagaaaactaTGTGCCCAGTCCAGGATCCTTAGGAAATTCAGAAATTAATATAGAAAAGGgactttttagtataaaaataaatccaaagacttgtttaattcatatttaatttattttaatTTCTTTTTGATCCATTTCAGTTGTAATAAATTCATGATAATATTGTTTATTatctagtaaccttattttaGTACGAAACATATGGTTAAATATATGCGCTTGATTTGTT
Proteins encoded:
- the LOC100276025 gene encoding uncharacterized protein LOC100276025, with protein sequence MAVAATTVLDIAELSFSDLVALLSPETLADDGRCRRVVDTVATELGRGGSGLLAIDGVPRVGALRRRLLPLARRVALMDHLTRSQLLKKHGLGSDVPLKKLDRSVSSFAQLLRHSGELVLLESVNNNGFNSSDRVQDCNQSEDVNDDDDADDMDNLGDLIKELGLYMMELGILIARACDIVIGRGQLEQSITDFGTAKARLIHYHSELDNIVIRDNNAKRKGSASKVAVQPYQSCSGNRSGSVCPCCIKSEDGTTVMAIEENNSNDASIQGQAAEISLLNLWQEWHYDYGIFTVLTAPLFMSVSEDEKSLVNLEYHPPDGHTHLQLCNGRKIFSVRCSPESFIVQVGEAADILSQGKLKSTLHAVSRPSSSTDISRETFVVFLQPSWDKLLAYPGYSLDAEGEPILSKQTSIISDGSAGPCNEDAFMQEILKKVPPLSSRLKEGMTFAEFSRQTTKQYYGGNGIQQNN